The following coding sequences lie in one Betaproteobacteria bacterium genomic window:
- the zapD gene encoding cell division protein ZapD has protein sequence MIAYEYPLNERIRTLLRLEDLERRGRYFAAGTEPFEHHVALVTLFDMLEITARADLKSELLQELDRQRQTLESLRSNPAIAQGALEAILVDIEHAYSRMLSVSGKVGQELRENDWLMGIKQRTAIPGGACAFDLPSYHYWLHRDAESRHADLKAWMQVFDPICDGLAIVLRLLREQGKTSPQLAQRGVFQLMLGGKVAQLVRLRLDHAYTCVPEISANKYALNVRFTGLSNADRSRVVEEDIPFELTFCNL, from the coding sequence GTGATCGCGTACGAATACCCGCTGAACGAGCGGATTCGTACGCTTCTTCGCCTCGAGGATCTCGAGCGGCGAGGGCGATACTTTGCAGCGGGGACGGAGCCGTTCGAGCATCATGTCGCGCTCGTCACGCTGTTCGACATGCTCGAGATCACGGCCCGCGCCGATCTCAAGTCCGAACTGCTGCAGGAACTCGATCGCCAGCGCCAGACCCTGGAATCGTTGCGCAGCAACCCCGCCATTGCCCAAGGTGCGCTGGAAGCGATTCTGGTCGACATCGAGCACGCGTACTCACGCATGCTGTCGGTTTCCGGAAAGGTCGGCCAGGAGCTGCGGGAGAACGATTGGCTGATGGGCATCAAGCAGCGCACGGCGATTCCAGGCGGTGCCTGCGCGTTCGATCTGCCGTCCTATCACTACTGGCTCCACCGCGACGCCGAGTCTCGCCACGCCGACCTCAAGGCGTGGATGCAGGTCTTCGACCCGATCTGCGACGGGCTCGCCATCGTGCTGCGACTGTTGCGGGAACAAGGCAAGACCAGCCCGCAGCTCGCGCAGCGCGGCGTGTTTCAACTCATGCTCGGGGGCAAGGTGGCGCAGCTCGTGCGCCTGCGGCTGGATCACGCGTATACCTGCGTGCCCGAGATCAGCGCCAACAAGTACGCACTCAATGTCCGCTTCACGGGGCTCAGTAACGCCGATCGCTCACGCGTCGTGGAAGAGGACATCCCGTTCGAGCTCACGTTCTGCAACCTCTAG
- a CDS encoding DNA gyrase inhibitor YacG, which yields MSASRGSVTPIAHASWKRTSRSSSRSATSSGETRVPGPAKPKVVACPQCGTPVEWSSASRFRPFCSERCKLIDLGAWASEQYRVAAPDEPRRPDENE from the coding sequence ATGTCCGCTTCACGGGGCTCAGTAACGCCGATCGCTCACGCGTCGTGGAAGAGGACATCCCGTTCGAGCTCACGTTCTGCAACCTCTAGCGGCGAGACAAGGGTGCCGGGCCCGGCGAAGCCCAAGGTCGTTGCTTGTCCGCAATGCGGCACGCCCGTCGAATGGAGTTCGGCAAGCCGCTTCCGCCCCTTCTGCTCCGAGCGCTGCAAGCTGATCGATCTGGGTGCCTGGGCGAGCGAGCAGTACCGCGTCGCCGCGCCCGACGAACCGCGCCGTCCAGACGAAAACGAATAG
- a CDS encoding Nudix family hydrolase, whose amino-acid sequence MRPIEVAAAVLIDASGRFLLAQRPPGKVYAGYWEFPGGKVESGETPRQALDRELVEELGIAVRTAYPWITLSFRYPHAFVRLRFFRVLAWAGELHPHEGQAVAWQRVDRVDVAPVLPANGPVLRALALPHVYGISRVAQLGPSNFRTRLDAALARGLRLVQLREKDLDEDVLIAVGREVTRRCHAAGAKVLVNGEVGVADAIGADGVHLSAARLKALGQRPDAKLCAASCHDRAELDRAAELGVDFVVLGPVHPTPTHEGMATLGWERFADLIADYPLPVFALGGMGPDDLAAAWTRSAHGISMMRGAWSGDRPA is encoded by the coding sequence GTGCGACCGATCGAGGTCGCGGCCGCGGTCCTGATCGACGCATCGGGCCGTTTCCTGCTCGCGCAGCGCCCCCCGGGAAAGGTCTACGCCGGTTACTGGGAGTTTCCCGGTGGCAAGGTGGAGTCGGGTGAAACACCGCGACAGGCGCTCGACCGTGAACTCGTCGAGGAACTCGGCATCGCGGTGCGCACGGCCTATCCATGGATCACGCTGAGCTTCCGGTATCCGCATGCGTTCGTGCGGCTGCGCTTCTTTCGCGTCCTCGCCTGGGCGGGTGAACTGCATCCGCACGAAGGCCAGGCGGTGGCCTGGCAGCGCGTCGACCGCGTCGACGTGGCGCCGGTGCTGCCTGCCAACGGGCCGGTGCTACGCGCCCTAGCGCTGCCGCACGTATATGGCATCAGTCGCGTTGCGCAGCTCGGGCCGTCGAATTTCCGCACGCGCCTCGACGCGGCGCTGGCAAGAGGGCTGCGTCTGGTGCAACTGCGCGAGAAGGACCTCGATGAGGATGTTCTGATAGCCGTGGGACGGGAGGTCACGCGGCGCTGCCACGCCGCCGGTGCGAAAGTGCTCGTGAACGGCGAGGTGGGTGTGGCAGACGCCATCGGCGCCGACGGTGTTCACCTTTCGGCAGCACGCCTCAAGGCTTTGGGGCAGCGACCCGACGCGAAACTCTGTGCGGCGTCCTGTCACGATCGTGCCGAACTCGACCGGGCCGCCGAACTGGGTGTCGACTTCGTGGTTCTTGGGCCGGTGCATCCGACCCCCACGCACGAGGGGATGGCGACACTCGGCTGGGAGCGTTTTGCCGATCTCATTGCGGACTATCCGCTGCCGGTGTTCGCGTTGGGGGGCATGGGTCCCGACGACCTCGCAGCGGCATGGACACGCAGCGCGCACGGCATCTCCATGATGCGCGGCGCGTGGTCGGGCGATCGGCCCGCCTGA
- a CDS encoding ATP-binding protein has translation MSLDAVLARLDALLARAEILLDAPVATAPDWRAAIAWRWRRGRQGGTLQSVRRPHTIRLTDLHGIDPQKALVERNTRQFVAGFPANNVLLTGARGTGKSSLVKALLNEYAHRKLRVIEIGKQDLGDLPELVDLVCDRPERFILYCDDLSFSAEEPGYQALKAVLDGSLAATSDNLVVYATSNRRHLMPEYMQENLEAHRVGDEIHPGESVEEKISLSERFGLWVSFHPFRQDDYLDIVRYWVEWHGAAVQDADRLEREALQWALGRGSRSGRVAFQFARDWAGRHRAKRTAQASPGRVD, from the coding sequence CTGTCGCTGGATGCGGTTCTCGCGCGCCTGGATGCGCTGCTCGCACGCGCCGAAATCCTGCTCGATGCGCCGGTGGCGACGGCTCCCGATTGGCGTGCAGCGATCGCCTGGCGCTGGCGCCGGGGCCGCCAGGGTGGCACGCTGCAATCGGTGCGGCGCCCGCACACGATTCGCCTGACGGATCTGCATGGCATAGACCCGCAGAAGGCGCTGGTCGAGCGCAACACGCGCCAGTTCGTCGCCGGGTTCCCTGCCAACAACGTCCTGCTCACGGGTGCCCGCGGGACCGGCAAGTCGTCGCTGGTGAAGGCGCTGCTGAACGAGTATGCGCACCGCAAGCTGCGCGTGATCGAAATCGGCAAGCAGGACCTGGGCGACCTGCCGGAACTCGTGGACCTGGTCTGCGACCGGCCGGAGCGCTTCATCCTCTATTGCGACGACCTCTCGTTCTCCGCCGAGGAGCCGGGCTATCAGGCTCTGAAAGCCGTGCTCGACGGCTCTCTGGCGGCGACGTCGGACAATCTCGTCGTCTATGCGACGTCCAATCGCCGCCATCTCATGCCCGAATACATGCAGGAGAACTTGGAGGCGCATCGCGTGGGTGACGAGATCCATCCGGGTGAATCGGTGGAGGAGAAGATCTCGCTTTCCGAGCGATTCGGTCTGTGGGTGTCGTTCCACCCTTTCCGCCAGGATGACTACCTCGACATCGTCCGCTACTGGGTCGAATGGCACGGTGCGGCGGTGCAGGACGCCGACCGGCTCGAGCGCGAGGCCCTGCAGTGGGCGCTGGGTCGGGGCTCGCGCAGCGGGCGCGTCGCTTTCCAGTTTGCGCGGGACTGGGCCGGGCGTCACCGGGCAAAGCGCACGGCGCAGGCAAGCCCAGGCCGTGTCGACTGA